Proteins co-encoded in one Bacillus infantis NRRL B-14911 genomic window:
- a CDS encoding DinB family protein — translation MKFKLGEAMEVLERTPRVLDILLGGLSPGWLGANEGEGTWNPVEVVDHLIEGEKHNWVPRLKFMLEKGEEESFPPFDRFSHLKKEEQTVARKLHEFKEIRAENLALLRELMVTEDRLEAAGKHPAFGTVKARELVSTWAVHDLTHLSQIARVMAERYRKDVGPWVEYLGILSRNGNAGLGEEK, via the coding sequence ATGAAATTCAAGCTGGGTGAAGCAATGGAAGTGCTGGAGCGTACACCCCGGGTATTGGACATACTTCTGGGAGGGCTGTCTCCTGGATGGCTTGGGGCCAATGAAGGGGAAGGAACCTGGAATCCTGTCGAAGTGGTCGACCATTTGATTGAAGGAGAAAAGCATAACTGGGTGCCTCGCCTCAAGTTTATGCTGGAAAAAGGGGAAGAAGAATCATTCCCTCCGTTTGACCGCTTTTCCCACTTGAAAAAGGAGGAACAGACGGTCGCCCGGAAGCTTCATGAATTTAAAGAGATCAGGGCTGAAAACCTGGCTCTTCTGCGGGAACTGATGGTGACCGAAGACAGGCTGGAAGCTGCAGGAAAGCATCCTGCATTTGGAACCGTGAAGGCAAGGGAGCTGGTTTCCACCTGGGCAGTGCATGACCTGACCCATCTTTCACAGATCGCAAGGGTTATGGCAGAAAGATATCGTAAGGATGTCGGCCCTTGGGTAGAGTATCTTGGTATACTCAGCAGAAATGGAAATGCCGGGTTAGGAGAAGAAAAG
- a CDS encoding DUF2164 domain-containing protein, producing the protein MFIKLTKEQQQTMVSDIQEFFLQERDEEISEFAAERVLDFVKQTLAPHFYNSAVSDAKTLVEQQFASMEEEILTLLRPIKK; encoded by the coding sequence ATGTTCATCAAGCTGACGAAAGAACAGCAGCAAACCATGGTTTCTGATATCCAGGAGTTTTTCCTGCAGGAGCGTGACGAAGAAATATCAGAATTTGCAGCTGAAAGGGTGCTCGATTTTGTAAAACAGACACTCGCCCCTCATTTTTATAACAGCGCCGTTTCAGATGCAAAAACCTTAGTGGAACAGCAATTCGCTTCAATGGAAGAAGAAATTCTGACGCTTCTGCGCCCGATAAAAAAATAG
- a CDS encoding GyrI-like domain-containing protein, with product MQANLKYEKRIVEMEEVYLIGFRVLCEGSQYIEEIPMAAKWLKERVSEIQGVKDSGRQIGAFVVNPASEDEDGYWIGVSADRKDQVPEGMTSLTVPPQRYAAIHHHGPNTDMRKSYEILHRWIEAKGYERANDRWNLEIYDFNSDPDNTDHVHVELLDSIK from the coding sequence ATGCAGGCGAACTTGAAATATGAAAAAAGGATAGTCGAAATGGAAGAAGTATACCTGATAGGCTTTCGCGTACTTTGTGAGGGAAGCCAATATATAGAGGAGATACCCATGGCAGCTAAGTGGCTGAAGGAGCGGGTTTCCGAAATCCAAGGTGTAAAGGATAGCGGGCGGCAGATTGGCGCATTTGTGGTGAATCCGGCTTCGGAAGATGAAGATGGTTATTGGATAGGGGTTTCAGCTGACCGAAAAGATCAGGTGCCAGAAGGGATGACAAGTCTGACTGTTCCGCCTCAGCGGTATGCTGCGATCCATCATCATGGGCCGAACACAGATATGCGTAAAAGCTATGAAATATTGCACCGCTGGATAGAAGCTAAGGGATATGAACGGGCAAATGACAGATGGAATCTGGAGATTTATGATTTTAACAGCGATCCTGATAATACTGATCATGTACACGTGGAGCTATTGGATTCCATTAAGTAA
- a CDS encoding aldo/keto reductase — protein MVNGIPEVKLNDGLSIPAIGLGTYQLKGSAGAESIRKAIDEGGYRLLDSAYNYENEGTVGEAVKRSSVSREDLLITSKLPGRYHESAKGMIAIEESLYRAGLDYYDIYLIHWPNPKRELYVEAWQTLIEAKKKGYVRSIGVCNFLPEYLDRLEKETGVKPSMNQVELHPYFNQEEQRAYHEKHGILTESWSPLGRGSDLLGNGDIQKIAEKHGKSIAQVVLRWHYQLGAVSIPKSSSAERQKENISIFDFELDVEDMEAISKLSHPGGRLHDQDPAEYEEF, from the coding sequence ATGGTTAATGGGATACCTGAAGTAAAGCTTAATGATGGATTGTCCATTCCGGCAATCGGGCTGGGTACATATCAATTGAAGGGGAGTGCAGGCGCCGAGTCGATCCGCAAGGCGATTGATGAGGGAGGATACCGGCTTCTGGATTCTGCGTATAACTATGAAAACGAGGGGACAGTCGGCGAGGCTGTAAAAAGAAGCTCTGTTTCCAGGGAGGATCTGCTCATCACATCGAAGCTCCCGGGGCGTTATCATGAATCAGCAAAAGGGATGATTGCAATTGAAGAATCCCTCTACAGAGCTGGCTTGGATTATTATGATATTTATTTGATTCACTGGCCAAACCCGAAGAGAGAATTGTATGTTGAAGCCTGGCAAACTTTAATAGAAGCAAAGAAAAAAGGGTATGTCCGTTCAATCGGTGTCTGCAATTTCCTGCCGGAGTATTTGGACAGGCTGGAGAAGGAGACAGGGGTTAAACCGAGCATGAACCAGGTCGAATTGCATCCTTATTTCAACCAGGAAGAACAGCGCGCCTATCATGAGAAACATGGTATTCTGACAGAGTCATGGAGCCCGCTCGGCCGCGGCAGCGATCTTCTCGGAAATGGGGATATTCAAAAGATTGCTGAAAAGCATGGGAAATCCATAGCCCAGGTGGTTCTTCGCTGGCATTATCAGCTGGGAGCTGTATCCATTCCTAAATCCTCCTCTGCTGAAAGACAGAAAGAGAATATTTCTATCTTTGATTTTGAACTGGATGTGGAGGATATGGAGGCCATCTCAAAATTAAGCCATCCCGGCGGCAGGCTGCATGACCAGGACCCGGCTGAATATGAGGAATTCTGA
- the brnQ gene encoding branched-chain amino acid transport system II carrier protein → MGTKIPFSYVVAVGFMLFALFFGAGNLIFPAMLGQSAGTSIWSANAGFIVTGVGLPLLGILALGFSGKSNLQSLAGRVHPAFSAVFTMLLYLSIGPLFAIPRTATVSFEMGVKPFLAGNSTIGLIVFSVLFFAVTGFFSLKSSKIVDIVGKYLTPILLIVVGILIIAAFFNPMGSFQSPGENYLANTFFKGFQEGYLTMDALAAFVFGIIVVDAVKERGAATRKEIMVSIAKAGLIAAALLAIIYTSLSYIGASSVGELGRLDNGGAVLSGASEYYFGSFGALLLSVIVLGACLTTSIGLVTACSSYFHKVFPSVSYTVFVVILSVFSAVFSNIGLSQLISISVPVLTGIYPLAICLMFLTFLHPLFKGKKEVYQVSMLFTFIVSLFDGLKAAGLSFGPVEEVFSTILPLYEVGLGWIMPAVVGAVIGFFVAAIRSGGVSQAKESI, encoded by the coding sequence ATGGGAACTAAAATACCGTTTTCTTATGTAGTCGCCGTAGGCTTTATGTTGTTTGCACTTTTCTTCGGGGCAGGAAATCTCATTTTCCCTGCGATGCTCGGACAGTCTGCAGGAACCAGTATCTGGTCAGCCAATGCAGGCTTTATAGTAACTGGGGTAGGGCTCCCGCTATTAGGGATATTGGCGCTTGGCTTTTCTGGCAAAAGCAATCTGCAGTCGCTGGCAGGAAGGGTGCACCCAGCATTCAGCGCAGTATTTACGATGCTTTTGTATCTGTCCATAGGGCCGCTGTTTGCGATTCCCAGGACAGCAACCGTTTCATTTGAAATGGGCGTAAAGCCCTTTTTAGCCGGGAACAGCACAATCGGGCTGATTGTCTTTTCTGTTTTGTTTTTTGCAGTAACAGGCTTCTTTTCTTTAAAATCTTCCAAGATTGTTGATATTGTCGGTAAATACCTGACGCCGATCCTGCTGATTGTAGTAGGCATTTTGATCATTGCCGCTTTTTTCAATCCTATGGGTTCTTTCCAATCACCAGGAGAAAATTATTTAGCTAACACCTTTTTTAAAGGTTTCCAGGAAGGCTATCTGACAATGGACGCCCTGGCAGCATTCGTATTTGGCATCATTGTAGTCGATGCAGTAAAAGAAAGAGGAGCTGCCACGAGAAAAGAGATCATGGTTTCGATAGCTAAAGCAGGACTTATTGCAGCAGCACTTCTTGCTATTATCTATACCTCACTGTCATATATTGGCGCATCAAGCGTGGGTGAGCTTGGAAGGCTTGATAATGGCGGAGCCGTGTTATCCGGTGCATCTGAATATTATTTTGGTTCATTCGGCGCCCTGCTTTTAAGCGTCATTGTTCTTGGGGCATGCCTGACAACGAGCATCGGACTCGTGACAGCATGTTCATCTTATTTCCATAAAGTGTTTCCTTCGGTTTCTTACACAGTTTTTGTTGTTATTTTGTCTGTATTCAGCGCCGTCTTTTCCAATATCGGGCTCAGCCAGCTGATCAGCATTTCGGTTCCAGTTCTGACAGGAATTTATCCTTTAGCCATCTGCCTGATGTTCCTTACCTTCCTTCATCCTCTTTTCAAAGGGAAAAAGGAAGTTTACCAGGTAAGTATGCTGTTCACTTTCATTGTCAGCTTATTCGATGGGTTAAAGGCTGCAGGCCTAAGCTTTGGACCGGTTGAAGAGGTATTCAGCACAATTCTGCCATTATATGAAGTCGGGCTTGGATGGATCATGCCGGCCGTAGTGGGTGCAGTGATCGGATTCTTTGTGGCTGCCATTCGCAGCGGCGGTGTATCGCAGGCGAAAGAAAGCATTTGA